The genomic stretch CAGCAGCTCCAAAGTTAGTGTTACAATGAATGATTACCTCGGCTCCTGATTCGGAAAGTTGACTTGCGATAGCTCTCCCAATACCACGCGAGGCTCCTGTCACCAGAATTCGTTGATTTTTGAGGTTTATGTTCATAGTATGTAATGAAATACGCTAAAATTAAGAAATCCACTTTTTTCGCTCTCTTCACCAGTTTTCACGCAATATCAAATGCTGAATATGAGCTAAATGGTGCATAGAATGCCAATGGTACATCAATGTAACTTCTGACAGCGGTACTGATGCCTGAGTTTCAGGATGAAAATAAGTCTTCTCAAAATCAGCAGAAGCCATACTGTTCAAAACAAGAGCCCATTTATAATGAATTCCTTCAATCAGGCTGAGTGAAATATCAATCGGAAGCGAATAATCTACCAAATTCGCCCAAGAAGCTTCGTCGTAGGGTTTTATTGTGGGATTATCCTCAGTCAGAGCCAGTTTAAAACGGATTAAGGCATTCATATGGCTATCAGACAAGTGGTGGATTACTTGTCTCACCGTCCATCCACCTGGACGGTAGGGGGTATTCAGGCTTGTTTCCGAAAACCCACTAACGGTTTCACGTAAATATTGAGGAAATGCTTTCAAGTAAGCACTGGCTTCTGCCAAATTTTTATCAGAAAAATGCGTAGGCTTCTGAAATCTCCCAATCGGGTATTTTAATAATTCAATGTCGATCATAATGGTTATTCTCCGGCAGCTAATGTTACCAAATCTACTTTATTTGTTCCATTAGCCAAAAGTACATTGGCGCAAGCGCATAAAGTAGCTCCAGTGGTCATGACATCATCTACTAAAAGAATAGACATTCCCTTTTCTTGAAATCCCCCTTTGACTTCAAAAACATCGTCTACATTATCCATACGCTCAAGCCTCGACTTTTGGGTCTGTGTCTCAGTAAATTTTTTACGAACGAGCCTGTTTTCCAGTCTCAGATCCAAAATTTCTGCAATTCCAAGCCCAAATTGTTCACTTTGATTGTAGCCACGCCTCCTTTGCTTCAGTATATGAAGCGGAACCGGAACAATAACATCCCAATGAGCTTCAAAGCCATTTGTTTTGAGTATTGTGCCATAAAGTAAACCAAGTTCTTTCGCCAATTGAGGTCTATTTCTATATTTCAATTGATGCATGATCTTTTGGCTGTTTCCTCCTTTAGTAAATTTCAGAAATGACATTACTGCTCCTACATTGGTCAATCCTCTTACTTTATCACAGAGGTCATTGTCATAGGGTCGCAGGTGGTAGCTAGTAATCGGTAATGTCCCTTTACAGACCATGCACAAGTTATCTTCGTAATCATGAAGCATTGTACCGCATTGGAGACAATTGCGGGGAAAAACCAAATCCAAAAAATCTTTTACAAAAAATAAACGCATTCTGAAAATGGCTTGTTAATGAAGGCCAAGGGCAAATAGTGGTATATTTGCCACTAATAACTTTACTAAACATCAAGTTAATGAATCTCATAGAAGAATTCAATGCCTATCGAAGCCAAATGAATGAAAAAATATTGGCTGAAGATAATAAGGTAATCAAGCGTATATTTAATCTTGATACCAATGCTTATTCGGAGGGATCAATAGATATCAAGTCCAAAGAAATGATTGGGTTAGCCTGCTCTATGGTATTACGATGTGATGATTGTGTTAAGTACCATTTAGAGAAATGCTATGAAGCAGGTCTGACCAAAGAACAGGTATTTGAGGTGTTTTCTATCGCAACCTTAATAGGGGGCACTATTGTGATCCCTCATTTGAGAAGAGCGGCCGAATTTTGGGAATCACTTGAAAATCAATAACTTACAATGTTTAAACGAGATCTACAATTAGAAAAACGCTGGTCAAAATTACTGGAAGGCCTAAAAGAAACTATAGGTAAAAAACCTGCAGACTTAAATGGCGTTCTTTTTCTTATTGGGGTACAGGAACTTGGTCAAGGCAACAGGATATTCAGCAAGGAGCAAAAGCAGGATTTGATGCATATTGCAGTTTGCAAAGTATTAAGTTATGATGGTTTTTACGAACTTGATTATGTAGATCAAGATGGCTGGCCACACTGGAACTTAATTAAAGAACTTCCACATTTTGATTTATTAGATCAGGAAAAGCTTCTAAAAATTCAAGTGTTAGAATACTTTGAAAAAGAATACGAAATAGTTATCGAATAGCTTGTGAAAATAGTATCATATAATGTCAATGGCATTCGTGCCGCCATGAACAAAGGGTTTATAGAATGGCTTAAAGCTGTAAATCCAGATGTTATTGGTTTACAAGAGGTTAAAGCAAATTTAGACCAGATAGATGCAAGTATATTTCATGATTTAGGCTATGAAATATATTGGTATCCTGCCTTTAAAAAGGGATATAGTGGTGTTGCTATTTTGACTAAAATAAGTCCTAAATCCGTTAAATTGGGGATGGATCATCCCAAGTATGATGAAGAAGGAAGACTTCTACAAGTTAACTTTGAAGACTTCTCTTTCATAACTGCATATTTCCCATCGGGAACTACAGGGGATATACGGCAGAAATTCAAATACGAATTTCTAGATGATATATATGGATATACACAAGATCTAAAAAGAAGCAACCCAAACTTCATATTAAGTGGAGATTACAATATTTGTCATAAGGCAATAGATATACATAATCCAAAAAGCAACAAAAACACATCAGGTTTTTTACCAGAAGAAAGAGCCTGGATGGACAAATTTACTGAATCGGGATTTGTCGATAGTTTTAGAATGTACAACGATCAACCTCATCACTACACTTGGTGGAGCTACAGAGCAAATTCAAGAGCAAAAAATTTAGGTTGGAGAATTGATTATCACATGGTCACAGAATCTTTAGCTCCTAGACTAACAGCTTCAACAATTCTTCCAGATGCTCAACACTCAGATCATTGTCCCATTTTAATAGATATAGAATAGTATCAACGTAGATCATACTTCATTGAAAACAATCATGATGAAAACCATTAAAATTTCTATTCCTTCTCTACTAGAGAACATAAAAATAATTGAAAGTTTCATCGACAATGCTCGTGAAAAATTTGAGATCAATGATGATATCTATGGAAATATTATGATTTCGGTCACAGAATGTATAAGTAATGCAATCATTCATGGTAACCAGCTAGACAAAAATAAGCTTGTTCATTTGGAGCTTACGTTAGAAGCAGACTTGTTATTATTCACCATCCAAGATGAGGGATCGGGATTTGATTATAACGAACTCAAAGATCCCACTGCACCAGAAAATATAGAAAAGCCTGGAGGTAGGGGGATTTTCCTGATAAAGCATTTATCTGATGATGTAAAGTTTGAGGAAAATGGTAAGAAAACAATTCTTTCATTTTACATGAACTAGGTTATGGCTATAAATTTCTTTGAAGAGGAAGTAGCATTTACTTTAAAAAACAAAAGGAAAAGGAAGAAATGGCTGAAAGAGCTAGCCATTTCAGAAAATCATAATATAGCTGACCTCAATTATATATTTTGCTCGGACGAATATTTACTTGCCATTAACAAGGAATATTTGAACCATGACACCTATACTGATATCATAACATTCGACAACTCTGAAGAAGCCGGTATTATAGAAGGAGATATTTATATCAGTATTGAGAGAGTTAAAGAAAATGCTCAAACATTAAAGACTGAAGAGGAAAAAGAAATCAATAGAGTCATTAGCCATGGCTTGTATCATTTACTAGGATACAAAGATAAAACAAAAGTTCAGTCAGCTCTAATGCGAGACAAGGAAGAATTCGCTATTAGTATGTACGAAAACACATAACGTTCCACGTGAAACAGTTCGATTTCACGAAGTAAAAAACAAACGTTCCACGTGGAACGCTAAAAAATCAACAAAATGTTTCCAATTTACGATGTAATTGTAGTAGGGGCAGGGCATGCCGGATGCGAAGCAGCTCATGCCGCAGCCAAAATGGGCTCAAAAGTACTGCTTTGCACAATGAACATGAACACAATAGCTCAAATGTCATGCAACCCGGCAATGGGAGGGGTGGCCAAAGGGCAAATTGTGAGAGAAATAGATGCGTTAGGGGGTATGTCGGGAATAATATCCGATAAATCCATGATCCAGTTTAGGATGCTAAACCGATCAAAAGGGCCAGCAATGTGGTCGCCAAGATCACAAAATGACCGGATGAAATTTGCTGAAGAGTGGAGATTGGCACTGGAATCAACTCCAAATGTAGATTTTTGGCAAGAAATGATAAGCGGTCTATTAGTAAAAAATGGAGAGCTAAAAGGAGTTAGAACTAGCATAGGGTTAGAAATCCAAGCTAAAAGCGTTGTATTGACTAATGGAACATTCTTGAACGGACTGATTCATATAGGTGAAAAACAATTCGGAGGAGGAAGAACCGGGGAAGCAGCAGCACGTGGAATCACAGAACAACTAGTTGAGTTGGGGTTTGAAGCTGGAAGGATGAAAACAGGTACTCCACCTAGAGTAGACGGCAGAAGTCTCGATTATTCCAAAATGGAAGTGCAGTACGGAGATGAAAACCCGGAAAAATTCAGCTACTTGGATTCGACTACACCATTAAAAGAGCAAAGAACCTGCTGGATTACATACACCAATAAAGATGTACACAGTAGTTTAGAAGAAGGTTTTGATAGGTCTCCAATGTTCAATGGTAGGATCCAAGGTTTGGGGCCAAGATACTGTCCATCTATAGAAGACAAAATTAATCGCTTCGCAGAACGGGATAGACACCAGATCTTCGTAGAACCAGAAGGCTGGAATACTGTAGAAATGTATATCAATGGATTCTCAACTTCTCTTCCTGAGGACGTACAGTATAAAGCTCTCCGAAAAATAGCAGGGTTTGAAAATGCGAAAATGTTCCGCCCTGGATATGCCATAGAATATGATTTTTTCCCTCCTACACAGCTAAAGCTTACCCTCGAAACCCAATTGATGGAAAATCTGTACTTTGCTGGACAGATCAATGGTACTACAGGCTATGAAGAAGCTGCATGTCAAGGGCTGATAGCAGGTATCAATGCAAGCTTGAAATCACAGGAGAAAGACCCATTTTTACTCAAAAGATCAGATGCATATATAGGAGTACTGATCGATGACCTAATCAACAAAGGGACAGAAGAACCTTATAGAATGTTCACATCAAGAGCAGAATTCAGACTTCTTCTCCGTCAGGACAATGCGGATCTAAGATTGACTAAGAAAGGTCACGAAATAGGTTTAGCATCTCATGAACGATTGGAGAAAATGAACAATAAAAAAGAAAAAACTGCCAAACTCATAAACGAACTAAAGCAGAAAAGACTAGCTCCAGAAACTGTAAATGAAGGTCTAGTTAAAATCGAGTCTGCTCAGATCAAAGAAAAGATAACAGCGGAAAAACTTCTAAAACGTCCACAGCTAGGAATAGGAGATCTCAAGTCATTTCATATTGAACTCAATGAATACCTTTCAAACTACACGACTGAAGTATTAGAGCAAGCAGAAATACAGATTAAATACGACAGCTACATTGAGAAAGAGCAGCAAATGGTAGATAAGCTAAGTAATATGGAAAACTTCAAAATCCCGGTAAAGTTTGACTATTTAGCAATACCCGCTCTCTCAGCAGAAGGCAAACAAAAGTTGAATAAAATTAGACCCGAGACTATGGGTCAGGCTTCAAGGATAAGTGGAGTAACTCCTGCTGACTTATCAATCATCACCGTTTATCTTGGAAGGTAAAATGCTTGAGAAACTTAAAAGATGCCCACTATGTAAAAGTGGGCTTTTTCTAAATACTCTGGAAATAAAAGATCACGCAGTCAGCAAAGAGACTTTCATAGTCTGCAGATGTCAAACTTGTGGATTGAAATTCACCAATCCAAGACCATCCGAAGAAGCTATAGTACCATACTACGACTTTCCAGAATACTTCTCCCATGATGACAACACTAAGAATCTCACTCAATTCCTGTATCACCAAATAAGGAAAGTTGCCATCACAGGTAAAGTCAAACTTCTAAATGATTTGAAATCTGCAAAAGGTAAATATCTAGATTATGGATGTGGCACTGCGGAGTTACTAGTCAAAGCACAGAAAGCAGGGTGGGAGGTAGCCGGCATAGAACCAAATGCAAAAGCCCGAAATTTAGCTAATTCTAAACTTGAAGGAAAAGTTTTTGATAGTTTGGGCAATCTACCACAGGTCAATTATGATATCATCACTCTTTATCATGTAGCAGAACACATACATGAACTGAGAAAAACCATTAAAATACTCATAAAACACTTAAAATCAGATGGTTATATACTAATTGCGGTACCAAATCCTGATAGCTATGATGCGCTAAAGTACGGGAAGTACTGGGCAGGCTGGGATGTCCCTAGACACCTCTACCACTTCAATCAACAGGCAATGTCAAACTTTGCAGAAATTTTCGACCTACAATTACTAGACAAAAAACCAATGAAATTTGACAGCTATTATGTGTCTTTACTTTCAGAAGGATATAAAAACCCAAATCAGAAAATACCACTGAAATATTGGAGGGCTCTACTCACAGGAAGTAAATCTAATAGAAAAGCTTCCCAAGCTGAAGAAAATTATTCAAGTAACTTATTCGTTTTTAAAAAGAAGTGATAAACAATAATGTAATCATACTCCTGATATTTTGTCTTATGCTCTTGTCCTGTGCTAAGCAAAGTGCCCCAATGGGTGGACCTCGGGATGAAAACCCTCCGATAGTGGTGTCAATGAGCCCAAAGGATCAGAGTTTGAATATCAAGCCAGAGGTAATTACAATCACATTTGATGAATATATCAAGCTGGAAAATGCCACTAAAAACATCCTGATAACCCCAAGAATAAATAAGGATAAAGTAATATTTACCGCACTGAAGAATACGCTTAAAATAGATCTGAATCAGGAACTAGAGGATAGCACAACTTATGTTTTTAATTTTCAAAAATCTGTAGTTGATCTTGCAGAAGGAAATCCGGCAGAAAATCTGAAACTGGTCTTTTCAACAGGTTCAAGTATTGACAGTCTGAAATTATCGGGATCTGTAAACATTTATTTTCCGGAGAGAAATAATAAAATTGAAGACGCAATAGTAGGACTTTACCCAGTAGATGATACTACAAATGTCTTTTTAGCACCCCCATATTACCTCTCCCAAGTCGATACAGCTGGAAATTTCGAATTGACGAACATTAAAGCGGGTAAGTATTTAGCCTATGCCTGGAAGGATGATAATAACAGCCTAAAAGCAGAATATAAATCGGAGGCATTTGACTTTATCAAAGATACCCTCACTATCAATGAAGATATAGAGGGCTTACAGTTTAACCTTTCGAAAGGAGATCAGAATCCAATCCGTCTACTAAGATCGTCTACCCAAGGAAGCAACTACACAGTGGTTCTCAATCGAACACCCGTGGACATTACAATTGAAAATGATCAACTAGGAGAAGATCTGTTTTATACATTAGGGGATAAAAGAATAAACCTATACGCCGATAAACCAAAAGCAGATAGTCTCCCTTTCCGTATGATCCTAACTGATTCGGTAGGATATACTGTGGATTCCCTGATCTATGCAAAGTTTGAAGAATCTGAAAGAAAACCCGAAAAACTAACGATTACACCTAATTCCGGTAAAAATTTCTACAAGAATCTACTAATTGAACTTACCTTCAATAAGCCCATCATGGATATTTCCTATGACTCACTTTACCTGTCATACGATACAGCAAGTGTCATTCCTATCCATCCTGATTTACTCAGCTTCCGGGATTCCCTTAGAAGAGATATAATAGAAGTAAGATTAGCCATACCCGATTCGATTCCTTTTGATGTGTTCACCCTGAAAGCAAGTGACTCCACATTCAGGGATATCGAAGGCCAATACAATGAAACTGCCTTAAATGCCAATTATAAAAAACTAAAAGGTGAAACTCTAGCTGATGAACTGGCAGGAAGTATAGAAGGTGCATCAAGTCCGTTTATACTCCAACTATTAGACGGTAAAGGAGAATTGAAAAGAGAAGAATACATATCCGAAGGAAATAAATTCTCTTTCAAATTATTGGAATCAGGTAACTACCAAATACGTGTGATAGAAGACAGTAATGGAAACCGCAGGTGGGATCCATCCAATTTTGAACAAAAGAGGTATGCTGAAAGAGCCTTCTATTACGTCGATCCAGAAACTGGCAACAAGAGCATCACGGTGCGTGGGGGGTGGACACTACAAGATTTGATCATCAAAGCCTCTCCAATTACCGGCTTGAGAACAGATAATTAATTACGTGGATAAGTGCTTCCTTCACTGTGGATAGTAGTGGATTAGTAAAGGATAACTCTACGCTTATCAACGACCCTAAAAACACAAATACCCCGAGCTACCGAATATGGGGAAAAGCCTATACTTATCCACTAATCAAAATCAAGTAATCCACAGCCATCTTTCCAACAAGGTTTGTAAGTGAAGCTATCCACATGAATTAATAAAACATAATAAAGAATAGATGTCCAGCAACTTACAAGTGGACAAAAAGGGGATAACTCGTGGAAAAGGGCGATGTCTGTTACAAGAGAAGGTGGATATATAAAAAAGTCAACATTATCCCCATATCCACACCCTTAATAACCTTAGTAAAGAAATTTTTTAAAAATCTATTTTACAACTACTATAAAAAGAGGGGGTGGATAACTTTTTGTAATGCCTCCATATTTTGGTAATATTATAGAAACCCAAAATGTAAATCTCATGGAACTTTCTAGGCTTTTTGATTTAATACCTTATCAGATCAGCTCATATGATAAAAAAATAGCTGTATCGAAAAAGAAGCAGGAAGAGTGGATTCACTATTCTTCCAGGGAGCTCAAAGAAATTATTGATAACCTGAGCTTGGCCTTTATCAAAGTAGGGATCAAGCCTGATGAAAAAATAGCAATCATATCAGAAAACTGTCCAGAGTGGAATTTTGTCGACTTGGCTCTGCAGCAAATAGGTGCTGTGTCAGTTCCGATGTATCCTACTATCAGCTCAGAGGACTATGCATTCATTTTTGACCATGCTGAAGTGAAGATGATATTTGTAGGTGATGATCACATATTTGAAAAGGCGCAAACAGCTGCTGGAGACAGGCCCATTTATAGTTTTCAGAAGCTAGAAAATGCAGTGTTTTGGGAAGATCTATTGGGTATAGGGGTCAACGAGAGCCTTCAAGAATTGGATGAGAGAAAATCGGCTGTGGATACTGCTGATATATTCACGATAATCTATACATCCGGTACCACGGGCAGGCCAAAAGGCGTGATGCTCTCACACCATAATGTCCTATCCAATGTATTGGGAATAGCTGATGCCATGACTCCAGCTGTCGGTACTTCTAGGATTTTGAGTTTTCTACCACTTTGCCATATCTATGAGCGAACAGGATTTTTCTGCTTTATGTATCTCGGATACGCTATTTATTATGCGGAGAGTATGGAGACCATAGGGGAAAATCTGAAGGAAATCAAACCTCATGCGTTTAATACTGTTCCCCGTCTTTTGGAGAAAATCTTCGATAAAATAGTGGCGAAGGGTTATGAATTAAAAGGAATCAAAAAATCACTTTTCTTTTGGTCACTTAATTTAGGACTGCGATATGATCCGAATATTGACCAGGGTTTCTCTTACAACCTTCAATTAAAACTCGCAAACAAGTTGATTTTTTCTAAATGGAGAGAGGCTTTGGGAGGGGAAGTAATGCAGATTAATTCTGGTGCTTCAGCTCTTCAACCGAGACTTGCGCGTGTTTTCTGGGCAGCTGGCATAAAAGTGTGTGAAGGTTATGGATTGACAGAAACATCACCTGTTGTTACCGTTTCCATTTGTACCCCAGAAAAAATAAGAATAGGGTCTGTGGGCAAATTGATAAAGGACGTGCAAGTGAAAATCGCAGAAGATGGGGAAATTCTCGTCCAAGGGCCAAATGTAATGCATGGATACTATAAGCAACCAGAACTCACGGCAGATGTGCTTAAAAATGGCTGGTTTCATACAGGAGACATCGGGGAGATGGATGGCGGATACCTTAAAATTACCGACAGGAAGAAGGAGATGTTCAAAACCTCAGGGGGTAAGTACATCGCTCCCCAGCCTATGGAGAATAAATTCAAGGAATCCAGTCTCATAGATCAGTTGCTCGTGGCAGGGGAGAACCGTAATTTCCCCGTTGCGCTGATTGTGCCTAGTTTTGAAGGGTTAAAGGACTATTGCCAGCATAAGGGAATTCCTTACACTACAGACAGGGAGATGGTGGAGCGGCCAGATATCATAGAAAAATATACTCGGGAAATAGAAGGGTTGAATAAATACTTTGGTAAATGGGAGCAGATCAAGCGATTTAAACTTTTACCTGAAGCATGGGGAGTGGAATCAGGTGAACTGACCCCTACCATGAAATTGAAGCGGAAAGTAATCCATCAGAAATTTTCTAAAGAAATAGAAGGACTTTATGTGGACTAGGAAAATCCCAAAACCATATTTTTTAAGTTAACCTTAGCCATACCATCTTTTCCGTTGGCATACCTACGTCTTTTTTCAAGAAGCTTATAAGGTTGATGCTTGAAAATATAGGATGCATGCATAACTTTTTTTCAATATAGTATGCATGCATACATTTTTTTCTTAAATTAGACATCAGCAATAGGAATACCCCAAGTAGAGATGAAGAGAGAAGAAACCGTTGATTATCATATCAAAAGTGCCTGGCACGCAATATCCAGAATGTACAACCAGCAGGCTGCTGAAGAGGGATTCACGACGGCCATTGGATTCGTATTGATAAATATCAATTCCACTGAAGGAACACCGGCAACGAAAATTGCGCCAAAGCTAGGTTTGGAGACCAGGAGTCTAACTAGGATGCTCAGGACTATGGAAGAGAAAGGTTTGATTTACAAAAAGCCTGATTTAGTAGATAAGCGATCTGTGCGCATTTTTCTCTCGGAAGAAGGAAAAAGAAAAAAAGCAATTTCTGTCAATACTATCCGGGAATTTAATGAACAGGTAAGAGAAGTAGTATCTGAGGACGATCTTAATCAATTCTTTGCCGTATTTGAAAAGATACAACTGGTCATAGACCAGATCCAAACGGATAGGGGGGTGGATATCCACAAACCAATATTTGAATTATAAACCAACAACAACCAGGAGGTTATTATGACCAAAAGCCCAAAATTATGAACAGAACAATTAAGAAAGTAGCCATTTTAGGTTCGGGGGTTATGGGATCTAGGATTGCCTGCCACTTCGCCAATATTGGCGTGCAGGTACTTTTGCTAGACATAGTTCCATTCGAACTCACTGAGGAAGAGCAGAAAAAAGGATTGACCAAGGAAGATAAGGTAGTGCGTAACAGAATGGTGAATTCTGCTTTGCAAAGCACATTAAAATCCAATCCTTCACCTATCTATGATAAGTCTTTTGCGGATAGAATCACTACAGGCAATTTTGACGACGATCTGCCTAAAATCAAAGATTATGATTGGGTGATGGAAGTCGTGGTGGAAAGATTGGACATCAAGCAGTCCCTTTTCGAAAAGGTAGAAAAATACCGCAAACCTGGAACACTGATCACTTCCAATACTTCGGGGATCCCGATGCACATGATGTGTGAGGGAAGAAGTGAGGATTTTCAGGAAAACTTTGCCGGTACCCACTTTTTCAACCCGCCAAGGTATCTAAGACTATTGGAGATCATCCCTGGACCAAAAACTAATCCTGAAATCATAGATTTCCTAATGGAGTATGGGGATAGATTCTTGGGAAAAGAGACCGTGCTTTGCAAGGATACTCCGGCATTCATCGCAAACAGGATTGGTGTGTATGCTATTATTTCTGCCATGCACACCATTGAGAAAATGGGTCTGGGAGTATCTGAAGTCGATAAACTAACAGGGACTTTAATAGGAAGAGCCAAGTCGGCTACTTTCAGAACGATGGATGTGGTGGGATTGGATACCACGGTAAATGTCGCAAACAATCTGTACAAGGCTTTGCCACATGATGAATCCAGGGAGAAATTCAAGCTACCTAAAATCATGGAGGTACTCTATGAGAAAAAGTGGCTTGGAGATAAGACAGGCTCAGGCTATTTCAACATGATCAGGCACAAGGATGGAACCAAGGAACTGAAGGAAATTGACTTTGAAACGTTCGAGTATAAGGATCTGGAAAAGCCAAAGTTCAAGGCTTTGGAGTCTGCCAAGGAATTTGAAGATCTGAAGAAGAGGATCAAGCATTTGGTGAATTTTGATGATAAAGCCGGTGAATTTTACCGTGCCACTTTTTATGATTTGTTCAGGTACTGCTCATTTAGAATTCCTGAGATTGCTGATGAACTTTTCAGGATAGACCAGGCAGTAAGTGCAGGTTTTGGCTGGGAACTGGGACCGTTTGAAAATTGGGATTTGCTAGGCGTAAAAGAGACCGTAGAAAAGATGGAAGCTGCGGGTGAGAAGCCAGCAGACTGGGTAGTTGAAATGCTCGAAGCTGGTAATGATTCTTTTTACAAG from Algoriphagus sp. NG3 encodes the following:
- a CDS encoding YfiT family bacillithiol transferase; translation: MIDIELLKYPIGRFQKPTHFSDKNLAEASAYLKAFPQYLRETVSGFSETSLNTPYRPGGWTVRQVIHHLSDSHMNALIRFKLALTEDNPTIKPYDEASWANLVDYSLPIDISLSLIEGIHYKWALVLNSMASADFEKTYFHPETQASVPLSEVTLMYHWHSMHHLAHIQHLILRENW
- a CDS encoding ComF family protein — translated: MRLFFVKDFLDLVFPRNCLQCGTMLHDYEDNLCMVCKGTLPITSYHLRPYDNDLCDKVRGLTNVGAVMSFLKFTKGGNSQKIMHQLKYRNRPQLAKELGLLYGTILKTNGFEAHWDVIVPVPLHILKQRRRGYNQSEQFGLGIAEILDLRLENRLVRKKFTETQTQKSRLERMDNVDDVFEVKGGFQEKGMSILLVDDVMTTGATLCACANVLLANGTNKVDLVTLAAGE
- a CDS encoding carboxymuconolactone decarboxylase family protein — translated: MNLIEEFNAYRSQMNEKILAEDNKVIKRIFNLDTNAYSEGSIDIKSKEMIGLACSMVLRCDDCVKYHLEKCYEAGLTKEQVFEVFSIATLIGGTIVIPHLRRAAEFWESLENQ
- a CDS encoding exodeoxyribonuclease III, yielding MKIVSYNVNGIRAAMNKGFIEWLKAVNPDVIGLQEVKANLDQIDASIFHDLGYEIYWYPAFKKGYSGVAILTKISPKSVKLGMDHPKYDEEGRLLQVNFEDFSFITAYFPSGTTGDIRQKFKYEFLDDIYGYTQDLKRSNPNFILSGDYNICHKAIDIHNPKSNKNTSGFLPEERAWMDKFTESGFVDSFRMYNDQPHHYTWWSYRANSRAKNLGWRIDYHMVTESLAPRLTASTILPDAQHSDHCPILIDIE
- a CDS encoding ATP-binding protein, whose protein sequence is MKTIKISIPSLLENIKIIESFIDNAREKFEINDDIYGNIMISVTECISNAIIHGNQLDKNKLVHLELTLEADLLLFTIQDEGSGFDYNELKDPTAPENIEKPGGRGIFLIKHLSDDVKFEENGKKTILSFYMN
- the ybeY gene encoding rRNA maturation RNase YbeY encodes the protein MAINFFEEEVAFTLKNKRKRKKWLKELAISENHNIADLNYIFCSDEYLLAINKEYLNHDTYTDIITFDNSEEAGIIEGDIYISIERVKENAQTLKTEEEKEINRVISHGLYHLLGYKDKTKVQSALMRDKEEFAISMYENT
- the mnmG gene encoding tRNA uridine-5-carboxymethylaminomethyl(34) synthesis enzyme MnmG translates to MFPIYDVIVVGAGHAGCEAAHAAAKMGSKVLLCTMNMNTIAQMSCNPAMGGVAKGQIVREIDALGGMSGIISDKSMIQFRMLNRSKGPAMWSPRSQNDRMKFAEEWRLALESTPNVDFWQEMISGLLVKNGELKGVRTSIGLEIQAKSVVLTNGTFLNGLIHIGEKQFGGGRTGEAAARGITEQLVELGFEAGRMKTGTPPRVDGRSLDYSKMEVQYGDENPEKFSYLDSTTPLKEQRTCWITYTNKDVHSSLEEGFDRSPMFNGRIQGLGPRYCPSIEDKINRFAERDRHQIFVEPEGWNTVEMYINGFSTSLPEDVQYKALRKIAGFENAKMFRPGYAIEYDFFPPTQLKLTLETQLMENLYFAGQINGTTGYEEAACQGLIAGINASLKSQEKDPFLLKRSDAYIGVLIDDLINKGTEEPYRMFTSRAEFRLLLRQDNADLRLTKKGHEIGLASHERLEKMNNKKEKTAKLINELKQKRLAPETVNEGLVKIESAQIKEKITAEKLLKRPQLGIGDLKSFHIELNEYLSNYTTEVLEQAEIQIKYDSYIEKEQQMVDKLSNMENFKIPVKFDYLAIPALSAEGKQKLNKIRPETMGQASRISGVTPADLSIITVYLGR
- a CDS encoding class I SAM-dependent methyltransferase gives rise to the protein MLEKLKRCPLCKSGLFLNTLEIKDHAVSKETFIVCRCQTCGLKFTNPRPSEEAIVPYYDFPEYFSHDDNTKNLTQFLYHQIRKVAITGKVKLLNDLKSAKGKYLDYGCGTAELLVKAQKAGWEVAGIEPNAKARNLANSKLEGKVFDSLGNLPQVNYDIITLYHVAEHIHELRKTIKILIKHLKSDGYILIAVPNPDSYDALKYGKYWAGWDVPRHLYHFNQQAMSNFAEIFDLQLLDKKPMKFDSYYVSLLSEGYKNPNQKIPLKYWRALLTGSKSNRKASQAEENYSSNLFVFKKK
- a CDS encoding Ig-like domain-containing domain — translated: MGGPRDENPPIVVSMSPKDQSLNIKPEVITITFDEYIKLENATKNILITPRINKDKVIFTALKNTLKIDLNQELEDSTTYVFNFQKSVVDLAEGNPAENLKLVFSTGSSIDSLKLSGSVNIYFPERNNKIEDAIVGLYPVDDTTNVFLAPPYYLSQVDTAGNFELTNIKAGKYLAYAWKDDNNSLKAEYKSEAFDFIKDTLTINEDIEGLQFNLSKGDQNPIRLLRSSTQGSNYTVVLNRTPVDITIENDQLGEDLFYTLGDKRINLYADKPKADSLPFRMILTDSVGYTVDSLIYAKFEESERKPEKLTITPNSGKNFYKNLLIELTFNKPIMDISYDSLYLSYDTASVIPIHPDLLSFRDSLRRDIIEVRLAIPDSIPFDVFTLKASDSTFRDIEGQYNETALNANYKKLKGETLADELAGSIEGASSPFILQLLDGKGELKREEYISEGNKFSFKLLESGNYQIRVIEDSNGNRRWDPSNFEQKRYAERAFYYVDPETGNKSITVRGGWTLQDLIIKASPITGLRTDN